A stretch of the Simiduia curdlanivorans genome encodes the following:
- a CDS encoding GIN domain-containing protein, producing the protein MNTFKHVKKLGLVLGAALLCLAANLQADDLLKKTVEISNIDRLEVAGPGLLTLSQGDTESLEIVASEKMMERIEVDARGSTLRLRLKDGSNWGFFKIDSKIHYQLTLKSLNKISTAGSIDLELATDLNLDDFKLERAGSGDSAFLNINAQEMEVSNAGSGDFNAKIISAKNLELSTAGSGDVRVTEIRVNEKVEFDTAGSGDIDIDQLTANELEVNMAGSGDTSIGQGSVQRQSVDIGGSGNYSAAKLKSASAELDLSGSADAVVWVTDELVVDASGASDVKYYGQPKVEADTSGASSVKSQGMKP; encoded by the coding sequence ATGAATACATTCAAACACGTTAAAAAATTAGGTTTAGTGCTAGGCGCAGCATTACTCTGCCTAGCCGCCAACCTACAAGCTGATGATCTGCTTAAGAAGACGGTCGAAATTTCAAATATTGATCGTTTGGAAGTGGCAGGACCCGGTTTACTTACCCTTAGCCAAGGCGATACCGAGAGTTTAGAAATTGTCGCCAGCGAAAAAATGATGGAGCGCATCGAAGTCGATGCGCGTGGTAGCACACTTCGTTTGCGCTTGAAAGATGGCAGCAACTGGGGTTTCTTTAAAATTGACAGCAAAATTCACTACCAGCTGACGCTGAAATCGCTCAATAAAATATCCACAGCCGGTTCTATTGATCTAGAACTCGCAACGGATTTAAACCTGGATGATTTCAAGCTTGAACGGGCCGGCTCCGGCGATAGCGCTTTCTTAAATATTAACGCCCAAGAAATGGAAGTGAGCAATGCCGGCTCCGGTGACTTCAACGCCAAAATCATCAGTGCCAAAAATTTAGAATTAAGCACCGCAGGTTCTGGAGATGTAAGGGTTACAGAAATCCGTGTTAACGAAAAAGTAGAGTTTGATACAGCAGGGTCCGGTGACATCGACATCGACCAACTCACCGCAAATGAACTCGAGGTGAATATGGCCGGTTCTGGCGACACATCCATTGGTCAGGGTAGTGTACAGCGCCAATCGGTGGATATCGGCGGCTCGGGTAACTACTCTGCCGCAAAATTAAAAAGTGCCAGTGCAGAATTAGATTTGAGCGGCTCTGCCGATGCAGTGGTCTGGGTAACCGATGAGTTAGTCGTCGACGCCAGTGGCGCATCTGATGTGAAATATTACGGCCAACCAAAAGTAGAAGCCGATACAAGTGGTGCAAGCAGTGTGAAATCACAAGGTATGAAGCCCTAG
- a CDS encoding GntR family transcriptional regulator yields the protein MQQWNDDQPIYRQLRDRMVGLIMEGAYLEGDAIPSVRAVSSEYQINHLTVSKAYQELVDEGLVEKRRGLGMFVIEGAREHISKAEREKFLSIELPQLLQRIAQLGISKKELVEHINTALEGAE from the coding sequence ATGCAACAGTGGAATGATGATCAACCCATCTATCGCCAATTACGGGATCGTATGGTGGGTTTAATAATGGAAGGCGCTTATCTCGAAGGCGATGCAATCCCTTCGGTGCGAGCAGTATCTTCCGAATACCAAATTAATCACCTCACCGTATCAAAAGCCTATCAGGAATTGGTAGATGAAGGTTTAGTGGAAAAAAGAAGGGGATTGGGCATGTTTGTTATCGAAGGCGCCAGGGAACATATTTCAAAAGCAGAGCGCGAGAAGTTTTTAAGCATTGAACTTCCCCAGCTTCTACAACGAATCGCTCAACTCGGTATCAGCAAGAAAGAGCTCGTTGAACACATAAACACCGCCTTGGAAGGAGCTGAATAA
- a CDS encoding ABC transporter ATP-binding protein, whose translation MDAVIQAKGLTKRYGKHKALNQVSFDIAPGRIVGLIGPNGAGKTTALKGILGLAEVEGELSVLGMNPVQQRTQLLEQVSFIADTAILPRWIKVNEAIDYVAGVHPRFNRTKAEAFLTKTKIKSDAKVSSLSKGMITQLHLALIMAIDSKLLVLDEPTLGLDIIYRKQFYTALLNDYFDEEKTILITTHQVEEIETILTDLIFINDGEVSLNMAMEDIGETFTEVQISNKDREAAAALNPIHITPRLGGYSVLYENQDRAALEGLGSLHTPSITDLFIAKIQPQLSWGQAK comes from the coding sequence ATGGACGCTGTTATCCAAGCAAAAGGTTTAACCAAACGCTACGGCAAACACAAAGCCTTGAATCAGGTCAGCTTTGACATTGCGCCCGGGCGCATCGTTGGGCTAATAGGCCCGAACGGCGCGGGTAAAACCACCGCATTGAAAGGCATATTAGGGCTGGCGGAAGTTGAAGGCGAACTCAGCGTGCTCGGCATGAACCCAGTACAACAGCGCACACAACTCCTTGAACAAGTCAGTTTCATCGCCGACACCGCTATTCTGCCACGCTGGATTAAAGTCAACGAAGCGATTGATTATGTCGCTGGCGTACACCCACGGTTTAATCGAACCAAGGCGGAAGCCTTTTTAACCAAAACGAAAATAAAGAGCGATGCCAAAGTTAGCAGCCTATCGAAAGGCATGATTACCCAATTACACCTTGCATTAATAATGGCGATCGACAGTAAACTTCTCGTGCTCGACGAACCGACGCTAGGGCTGGACATCATCTATCGCAAGCAGTTTTATACCGCCTTATTAAATGACTATTTTGACGAAGAGAAAACCATTCTCATCACCACCCACCAAGTTGAAGAAATTGAAACTATTCTAACGGATTTAATTTTTATCAATGACGGCGAAGTCTCATTAAATATGGCCATGGAAGATATCGGCGAAACCTTCACCGAGGTGCAGATCAGTAACAAAGATAGAGAAGCCGCCGCCGCCTTAAATCCCATTCATATAACACCAAGGCTGGGTGGCTACAGCGTACTCTACGAAAATCAAGATCGCGCGGCACTGGAAGGCCTTGGCAGCCTACACACACCAAGTATTACCGATCTATTCATAGCAAAAATTCAACCACAATTAAGTTGGGGCCAAGCAAAATGA
- a CDS encoding GIN domain-containing protein: MSALFSAWVYGDGRYQQNYQLSPAQDIVINAFGKVVIQNGKQNQLTLIAEQDVSPFIELTLDQEQLIITDTRVNSFWFQAQQLWWRLMDKRLDVQPVTYQLTLSAPEKITLNGHLTTQVKQLSTTSLTVNANGLGQLLLEDLQLGQLAIALNGKFDTRVNNVNAETLDLSFNGTGSVKTHNLLTDELRASINGSIDSHLAGRTDELHLQMKGSGKCQGHGFATERAFILLSGTSQLTLKVNQQLTATSEDDSQLFYYGNPETRVEGNASTHLVGGYQAKIYY, encoded by the coding sequence ATGTCAGCTCTATTTAGCGCTTGGGTTTATGGTGACGGTCGGTATCAACAAAACTACCAACTGTCACCCGCCCAAGATATAGTCATAAATGCCTTTGGCAAGGTAGTGATACAGAACGGAAAACAGAATCAGCTAACCTTGATCGCTGAACAAGATGTCAGCCCGTTTATTGAATTAACCCTAGATCAGGAACAGTTAATTATCACTGACACTCGAGTAAATTCATTCTGGTTTCAAGCGCAGCAGTTGTGGTGGCGTCTTATGGATAAACGTCTCGATGTACAACCCGTCACTTACCAATTGACTCTCTCAGCACCGGAGAAAATTACTCTGAATGGCCACTTAACAACACAGGTCAAACAGCTCAGTACAACAAGTTTAACAGTAAACGCAAATGGCCTAGGCCAACTATTGCTGGAAGATTTACAGCTCGGCCAATTAGCCATCGCGCTAAATGGAAAATTTGATACCCGTGTGAACAATGTCAACGCTGAGACGTTAGACCTATCCTTCAATGGCACAGGCAGCGTAAAAACTCATAACCTATTGACCGATGAACTACGCGCATCAATTAATGGCTCAATCGATAGCCATTTAGCTGGGCGCACGGATGAGCTTCACTTGCAAATGAAGGGTTCCGGCAAGTGTCAAGGACATGGCTTTGCAACTGAGCGCGCCTTTATTTTACTGTCGGGTACCAGTCAGCTCACGTTAAAGGTTAACCAACAACTAACCGCAACATCCGAAGATGACAGTCAGCTCTTTTACTACGGCAACCCAGAAACCCGGGTGGAGGGCAATGCAAGCACACACCTTGTTGGCGGCTATCAGGCCAAGATCTACTACTAA
- a CDS encoding PadR family transcriptional regulator, protein MDSDSLLQKMTHELRRGSLTLAVLQALRREHYAYSLRKYLADRGLDVDEGTLYPLVRRLEKDGVLTSEWREESARKRRFYRLSAMGQALLPRLQQEWQQLANALNRIEDLQQTQADNTQEQV, encoded by the coding sequence ATGGATTCAGACTCATTGCTGCAAAAAATGACTCACGAGCTAAGGCGGGGCTCACTAACCCTCGCCGTGCTGCAGGCACTAAGACGCGAACACTACGCCTATTCACTGCGTAAGTATCTAGCCGATCGCGGCCTGGATGTGGACGAAGGCACCCTCTACCCACTCGTGAGGCGGCTCGAAAAAGACGGTGTGCTCACCAGTGAGTGGCGCGAGGAGAGCGCGCGCAAGCGTCGATTCTATCGGCTTTCAGCCATGGGGCAGGCGCTGCTACCGCGCCTGCAACAAGAATGGCAACAACTTGCCAATGCACTCAACCGAATAGAAGACCTGCAGCAAACCCAGGCCGACAACACTCAGGAGCAAGTATGA
- a CDS encoding HAAS signaling domain-containing protein — MMNWTTRYLQALAPYLPQQQRQDICDELEANLLDRLEERARENGSEDTESDAKALIAELGHPARYASEFHTRQALISQPLLEIYKQTLRWLVWILVGLFSAIELVASLYSGDIHPIAMAFSIANNIVEHLVWGFSIITLVFYFAEAQINKLSLLERWQPEDLPLLQPAWNKVSASESAFGVVTYTLFAAWMFGWIAPFNTWRLALGNTLAADLYAWLIPAIGLLAIAFALHRLYLCFLPYWQRSSLACNIALNVATLAAVALLITLPSDQLPIFISDKVEVQALLDHLSYSVKWMLLVIAGFSLYEITRDGLRWRQVP; from the coding sequence ATGATGAACTGGACTACACGTTACCTACAGGCGCTAGCGCCCTACCTGCCTCAGCAACAGCGGCAAGACATTTGCGATGAACTGGAGGCGAACTTACTGGATCGTTTGGAGGAGCGCGCTCGAGAAAATGGCAGCGAAGACACGGAGAGCGACGCCAAAGCGCTCATCGCCGAACTGGGGCATCCAGCTCGCTATGCCAGCGAGTTTCACACTCGCCAGGCCTTAATTAGCCAGCCACTTCTGGAAATTTACAAGCAAACACTGCGCTGGCTAGTCTGGATACTGGTGGGCTTATTCAGTGCTATTGAACTTGTCGCTAGCCTTTACAGCGGTGACATTCACCCAATTGCCATGGCGTTCAGCATAGCCAACAACATCGTTGAGCACTTGGTGTGGGGCTTTAGCATTATTACCTTGGTGTTTTATTTTGCCGAAGCCCAAATTAACAAACTGAGCCTGCTAGAGCGCTGGCAACCGGAAGACTTACCCTTGCTGCAACCCGCTTGGAATAAAGTATCGGCCAGTGAATCGGCCTTCGGCGTGGTGACTTACACCTTATTTGCCGCCTGGATGTTCGGTTGGATCGCTCCTTTTAACACTTGGCGCCTGGCGCTAGGCAACACGCTCGCCGCCGACCTCTACGCTTGGCTGATACCAGCCATCGGCTTGCTCGCCATCGCCTTTGCGCTACACCGCCTCTACCTCTGTTTCCTACCCTATTGGCAGCGGTCGAGCCTAGCCTGCAATATAGCACTCAATGTTGCGACCTTAGCGGCCGTCGCACTCTTGATTACGCTGCCCAGCGATCAGCTGCCAATTTTTATCAGTGACAAGGTGGAAGTCCAAGCGTTGCTCGACCATCTGTCTTACTCGGTAAAATGGATGCTGCTGGTGATTGCCGGATTTTCCCTGTACGAAATCACGCGCGATGGATTGCGCTGGCGGCAAGTGCCCTAG
- a CDS encoding antibiotic biosynthesis monooxygenase family protein produces the protein MSPFANTPPPPYYAVIFSSTRTPVEQGYGETADAMVELAHQQPGFLGVESVRDSDLGITVSYWADLDAIRAWKQQADHQMAQQLGKERWYGNYVTRIAKVERDYSF, from the coding sequence ATGTCGCCATTTGCCAATACGCCGCCGCCCCCTTACTACGCCGTCATATTTAGCTCTACCCGCACGCCTGTGGAGCAGGGCTATGGTGAAACCGCCGACGCGATGGTTGAGCTGGCGCATCAGCAACCGGGCTTTTTGGGGGTTGAGTCAGTCAGAGACTCGGACTTGGGTATCACAGTGTCTTATTGGGCAGATTTGGACGCCATCAGGGCCTGGAAGCAGCAAGCCGATCACCAGATGGCCCAGCAACTGGGTAAAGAGCGGTGGTACGGTAACTATGTAACACGTATTGCCAAGGTGGAACGAGACTATTCATTTTAA